From a single Nicotiana tabacum cultivar K326 chromosome 8, ASM71507v2, whole genome shotgun sequence genomic region:
- the LOC107818911 gene encoding F-box/LRR-repeat protein 25 isoform X2, whose amino-acid sequence MDGLDQFSKLPMPILQHILSFLIVKDAAKTSVLSKTWNSAWSSLSCLNFGDIVFMESKNVLDQILANRQKQNISIQRFKAKLPDNRLKYVDNWIKILVAGNIKELHLEVFTSTNKLPEAIFAAKALNMLCLGGFKLELPSDGIKFSSLRELHLIKSFLDDQVLDALCASCSHLEVLSFREFGGLVCFQIAGTLPKLRIVNLVNCPELLQRVDITAPDLKYLHISSIIEELNVIKITACKSSLKNLNLSSVAVTDQWLENLLPNLPNLELFYLSSCSSLKSLKISSDRLKYFKVVRKVFQGGIDLLPTFKLKASHLSEVNLKFIL is encoded by the exons ATGGATGGCTTAGATCAATTTTCCAAACTGCCGATGCCAATTTTGCAGCACATCCTGTCTTTCCTCATTGTTAAAGATGCTGCGAAAACTAGTGTTTTGTCCAAGACATGGAACAGTGCTTGGAGTTCCTTGTCGTGCTTAAATTTTGGTGATATTGTTTTCATGGAGTCAAAAAACGTTCTGGATCAAATTCTAGCAAATCGGCAAAAGCAGAACATCTCTATACAAAGGTTCAAGGCAAAGTTACCAGATAATCGGTTAAAGtatgtggataattggattaAAATACTGGTAGCCGGTAATATCAAAGAGTTGCATTTAGAGGTTTTCACATCCACTAACAAGTTGCCTGAAGCAATCTTTGCTGCCAAAGCTCTAAATATGCTTTGTTTGGGTGGATTTAAGCTCGAATTACCCTCGGATGGCATAAAGTTTTCATCTTTGCGAGAGTTACATCTTATTAAATCATTTTTGGACGACCAAGTACTTGATGCTTTATGCGCAAGTTGTAGTCATTTAGAAGTTTTGTCTTTCAGGGAATTCGGCGGACTAGTCTGTTTCCAAATTGCTGGAACTTTACCTAAACTAAGGATAGTAAATTTGGTAAATTGCCCTGAACTACTCCAGAGGGTTGATATTACAGCACCTGATCTTAAATACCTTCACATTAGCTCCATTATTGAGGAACTGAATGTAATTAAGATAACTGCTTGTAAATCATCATTAAAGAATTTGAACCTCTCTTCTGTGGCTGTGACTGACCAATGGTTAGAGAACCTTTTACCAAATCTACCCAACCTTGAATTGTTTTACTTATCTTCTTGTTCGTCGTTGAAGTCTTTGAAAATCTCAAGTGACCGGCTCAAGTATTTCAAAGTGGTCAG AAAAGTATTCCAAGGGGGTATTGATCTGTTGCCTACATTCAAATTGAAAGCTTCACATCTGTCGGAAGTTAATCTTAAATTCATCTTATAA
- the LOC107818911 gene encoding F-box/LRR-repeat protein 25 isoform X1 gives MDGLDQFSKLPMPILQHILSFLIVKDAAKTSVLSKTWNSAWSSLSCLNFGDIVFMESKNVLDQILANRQKQNISIQRFKAKLPDNRLKYVDNWIKILVAGNIKELHLEVFTSTNKLPEAIFAAKALNMLCLGGFKLELPSDGIKFSSLRELHLIKSFLDDQVLDALCASCSHLEVLSFREFGGLVCFQIAGTLPKLRIVNLVNCPELLQRVDITAPDLKYLHISSIIEELNVIKITACKSSLKNLNLSSVAVTDQWLENLLPNLPNLELFYLSSCSSLKSLKISSDRLKYFKVVRCNNLIAVDLDTPNLLVFSSDFRYCRKVFQGGIDLLPTFKLKASHLSEVNLKFIL, from the coding sequence ATGGATGGCTTAGATCAATTTTCCAAACTGCCGATGCCAATTTTGCAGCACATCCTGTCTTTCCTCATTGTTAAAGATGCTGCGAAAACTAGTGTTTTGTCCAAGACATGGAACAGTGCTTGGAGTTCCTTGTCGTGCTTAAATTTTGGTGATATTGTTTTCATGGAGTCAAAAAACGTTCTGGATCAAATTCTAGCAAATCGGCAAAAGCAGAACATCTCTATACAAAGGTTCAAGGCAAAGTTACCAGATAATCGGTTAAAGtatgtggataattggattaAAATACTGGTAGCCGGTAATATCAAAGAGTTGCATTTAGAGGTTTTCACATCCACTAACAAGTTGCCTGAAGCAATCTTTGCTGCCAAAGCTCTAAATATGCTTTGTTTGGGTGGATTTAAGCTCGAATTACCCTCGGATGGCATAAAGTTTTCATCTTTGCGAGAGTTACATCTTATTAAATCATTTTTGGACGACCAAGTACTTGATGCTTTATGCGCAAGTTGTAGTCATTTAGAAGTTTTGTCTTTCAGGGAATTCGGCGGACTAGTCTGTTTCCAAATTGCTGGAACTTTACCTAAACTAAGGATAGTAAATTTGGTAAATTGCCCTGAACTACTCCAGAGGGTTGATATTACAGCACCTGATCTTAAATACCTTCACATTAGCTCCATTATTGAGGAACTGAATGTAATTAAGATAACTGCTTGTAAATCATCATTAAAGAATTTGAACCTCTCTTCTGTGGCTGTGACTGACCAATGGTTAGAGAACCTTTTACCAAATCTACCCAACCTTGAATTGTTTTACTTATCTTCTTGTTCGTCGTTGAAGTCTTTGAAAATCTCAAGTGACCGGCTCAAGTATTTCAAAGTGGTCAGGTGCAATAACCTGATTGCGGTTGATTTGGATACTCCTAACTTATTGGTATTCTCATCTGATTTTCGTTATTGCAGAAAAGTATTCCAAGGGGGTATTGATCTGTTGCCTACATTCAAATTGAAAGCTTCACATCTGTCGGAAGTTAATCTTAAATTCATCTTATAA
- the LOC107818911 gene encoding putative F-box/LRR-repeat protein At3g18150 isoform X3 gives MDGLDQFSKLPMPILQHILSFLIVKDAAKTSVLSKTWNSAWSSLSCLNFGDIVFMESKNVLDQILANRQKQNISIQRFKAKLPDNRLKYVDNWIKILVAGNIKELHLEVFTSTNKLPEAIFAAKALNMLCLGGFKLELPSDGIKFSSLRELHLIKSFLDDQVLDALCASCSHLEVLSFREFGGLVCFQIAGTLPKLRIVNLVNCPELLQRVDITAPDLKYLHISSIIEELNVIKITACKSSLKNLNLSSVAVTDQWLENLLPNLPNLELFYLSSCSSLKSLKISSDRLKYFKVKSIPRGY, from the exons ATGGATGGCTTAGATCAATTTTCCAAACTGCCGATGCCAATTTTGCAGCACATCCTGTCTTTCCTCATTGTTAAAGATGCTGCGAAAACTAGTGTTTTGTCCAAGACATGGAACAGTGCTTGGAGTTCCTTGTCGTGCTTAAATTTTGGTGATATTGTTTTCATGGAGTCAAAAAACGTTCTGGATCAAATTCTAGCAAATCGGCAAAAGCAGAACATCTCTATACAAAGGTTCAAGGCAAAGTTACCAGATAATCGGTTAAAGtatgtggataattggattaAAATACTGGTAGCCGGTAATATCAAAGAGTTGCATTTAGAGGTTTTCACATCCACTAACAAGTTGCCTGAAGCAATCTTTGCTGCCAAAGCTCTAAATATGCTTTGTTTGGGTGGATTTAAGCTCGAATTACCCTCGGATGGCATAAAGTTTTCATCTTTGCGAGAGTTACATCTTATTAAATCATTTTTGGACGACCAAGTACTTGATGCTTTATGCGCAAGTTGTAGTCATTTAGAAGTTTTGTCTTTCAGGGAATTCGGCGGACTAGTCTGTTTCCAAATTGCTGGAACTTTACCTAAACTAAGGATAGTAAATTTGGTAAATTGCCCTGAACTACTCCAGAGGGTTGATATTACAGCACCTGATCTTAAATACCTTCACATTAGCTCCATTATTGAGGAACTGAATGTAATTAAGATAACTGCTTGTAAATCATCATTAAAGAATTTGAACCTCTCTTCTGTGGCTGTGACTGACCAATGGTTAGAGAACCTTTTACCAAATCTACCCAACCTTGAATTGTTTTACTTATCTTCTTGTTCGTCGTTGAAGTCTTTGAAAATCTCAAGTGACCGGCTCAAGTATTTCAAAGTG AAAAGTATTCCAAGGGGGTATTGA